In one window of Candidatus Scalindua sp. DNA:
- the rpmH gene encoding 50S ribosomal protein L34 has protein sequence MKTKIRKSSIKRIKMCGFRKRMSTKGGRAIINRRRAKGQKFNT, from the coding sequence ATGAAAACGAAAATCAGAAAGAGTTCAATTAAGCGGATCAAGATGTGTGGTTTCCGTAAGAGAATGAGTACTAAGGGCGGAAGGGCTATTATTAATAGAAGGAGAGCCAAGGGCCAAAAATTCAATACGTAG
- the guaA gene encoding glutamine-hydrolyzing GMP synthase codes for MQNETHENILVIDFGSQYSHLIARRIREHNIYSKIVSYKTSPEEIKQLNPKGIILSGGPASVSIADAPRCDEKILFMDIPILGICYGLQLGSQILGASVKPSKNREYGRSVCKIRNHSLLLSELDNTISVWMSHGDQVEKLPDDFESLAYTENCPFAAVRHKKRDFYGVQFHPEVTHTPSGKQILHNFLFKICHCAGDWKMSSYIDSKVKEIRDQVKDERVICGLSGGVDSAVAAALIYKAIGRNLSCVLVDNGLLRSNESDDVINAFKDNFEADLHLVNAGDRFLSRLSGVVDPEQKRKIIGHEFIDVFKDESRKLADIKFLAQGTLYPDIIESVAVHGGPAATIKSHHNVGALPAELGFELVEPLKELFKDEVRRIGIELGLPEEIIWRHPFPGPGLAIRIIGEITEERISILRNADDIMVNEIKSEGLYREIAQAFAVLLPVSSVGVMGDERTYENVIALRAVDTHDYMTADWTRLPQELLARISNRIINEVRGINRVVYDISSKPPSTIEWE; via the coding sequence ATGCAGAATGAAACACACGAAAACATACTAGTAATTGATTTTGGTTCACAATATTCTCATCTCATTGCAAGGAGGATAAGGGAGCACAACATATATAGCAAGATAGTATCATATAAGACTAGTCCCGAGGAGATTAAACAACTCAATCCTAAAGGCATAATCCTTAGTGGAGGACCAGCGAGTGTCTCAATAGCTGATGCACCTCGCTGTGACGAAAAAATTCTTTTCATGGATATTCCAATCCTCGGAATATGTTACGGATTGCAATTGGGCAGCCAGATTTTGGGCGCGAGCGTAAAACCATCAAAAAACAGGGAATACGGAAGAAGTGTGTGTAAAATCAGAAACCACTCCCTTCTGCTTAGCGAATTAGATAACACAATAAGTGTCTGGATGAGCCATGGTGATCAGGTAGAGAAACTTCCGGATGATTTTGAATCGCTTGCCTATACTGAAAATTGCCCGTTTGCGGCTGTAAGACACAAGAAAAGAGATTTCTACGGAGTTCAATTTCATCCAGAGGTAACACATACTCCGTCTGGCAAACAGATACTTCATAATTTTCTCTTTAAGATTTGTCATTGCGCCGGAGACTGGAAGATGAGCTCATATATTGATAGTAAGGTGAAGGAGATCAGAGATCAAGTTAAAGATGAAAGGGTCATATGTGGCTTGTCGGGTGGTGTCGATTCAGCTGTTGCGGCTGCCCTTATCTACAAGGCAATAGGGCGGAATCTCTCTTGCGTACTGGTTGATAATGGATTATTGAGATCAAACGAATCTGATGATGTGATCAATGCCTTTAAGGACAACTTCGAAGCGGACCTGCACCTTGTCAATGCCGGTGACAGATTTTTGAGCCGATTGTCTGGTGTTGTTGATCCTGAACAAAAGCGGAAAATTATTGGTCATGAGTTCATAGATGTTTTCAAGGATGAGTCCAGAAAACTGGCTGATATTAAATTCCTGGCACAGGGGACCCTTTATCCTGATATTATTGAAAGTGTCGCTGTGCATGGAGGACCCGCTGCCACCATCAAAAGCCATCATAATGTTGGTGCTTTGCCTGCAGAATTAGGATTTGAATTAGTCGAACCCCTTAAAGAACTCTTTAAGGATGAGGTAAGGCGTATTGGTATAGAACTGGGATTGCCTGAGGAGATCATATGGAGACATCCTTTTCCAGGTCCGGGTCTTGCCATCAGGATAATAGGTGAAATCACGGAAGAGCGAATATCAATTCTCAGGAATGCAGACGACATTATGGTAAATGAAATAAAAAGCGAGGGTCTTTATCGAGAGATTGCACAAGCATTTGCAGTGTTGTTACCCGTGAGCAGCGTCGGCGTTATGGGAGATGAGAGGACCTATGAAAATGTTATTGCGTTGAGGGCTGTAGACACCCACGATTATATGACAGCAGACTGGACAAGACTGCCCCAGGAATTACTGGCCAGGATCTCAAACCGCATCATCAACGAAGTGAGAGGTATTAACCGGGTTGTTTATGACATTAGCTCAAAACCACCAAGTACGATTGAATGGGAATGA
- the pabC gene encoding aminodeoxychorismate lyase produces MKDYIFLNGSILSEKEGYITAQDRGFLYGDSLFETLRSYNGDPFKLTEHLNRLRSSARKLRIPFVFTDQYCRNAVHTLIKKNNLTDAYIRITLSRGSGSRGLVMTDNPEPTLLIVVKALTPYPKELYEKGMSIIVSKSKRSTSCPISCHKTTNLLTTILIKEEVENRSADDALLLNTDRDVMECTVSNIFMVKDKGVITPPLDTNILPGITRKTVLKICKNMNLLVKEERFRVETLLRADEVFITNSLMEIMPISRIEENEIGNGIPGEMTTVLMNAYKDLTKRDFSHFNK; encoded by the coding sequence ATGAAAGACTATATTTTCTTAAACGGTTCTATCTTATCAGAAAAAGAGGGGTATATAACCGCTCAAGATAGAGGTTTTCTTTATGGTGACAGTCTCTTTGAAACACTCCGATCATACAATGGAGATCCTTTCAAATTAACCGAGCACCTGAACCGCCTCCGTTCCTCAGCTCGAAAACTCAGAATCCCTTTTGTTTTTACCGATCAATATTGTCGTAATGCTGTTCACACATTAATTAAGAAAAACAATCTTACCGATGCTTATATTAGAATTACATTATCCAGGGGGTCTGGCAGTCGAGGGCTGGTAATGACCGACAATCCGGAACCAACACTTTTGATTGTAGTGAAAGCCCTTACTCCCTACCCGAAGGAATTGTACGAAAAAGGGATGTCCATAATTGTATCAAAGTCAAAAAGAAGTACCTCATGTCCCATATCATGCCACAAGACCACTAATCTCCTCACAACCATACTGATAAAAGAAGAGGTAGAAAACCGGTCTGCAGATGATGCCCTTTTGCTCAATACCGACAGAGATGTCATGGAATGTACGGTAAGCAACATCTTTATGGTTAAAGACAAGGGTGTTATCACACCTCCCCTTGACACAAATATTTTACCTGGAATCACGAGAAAAACGGTACTCAAAATCTGTAAAAATATGAATCTCCTAGTAAAAGAAGAACGCTTCAGGGTAGAAACGTTACTGCGTGCAGATGAGGTGTTTATAACAAACTCTCTGATGGAAATCATGCCGATATCCAGGATTGAAGAGAATGAGATAGGAAATGGTATACCGGGTGAAATGACGACTGTTCTTATGAATGCCTACAAAGACCTGACAAAAAGAGATTTCTCACATTTCAACAAATAA
- a CDS encoding cbb3-type cytochrome c oxidase subunit I, with protein MLASLLVLTLNLVNRKLRRIKIIMSVSRLIDQRKQWWKIFVIISAISVSIVGYIGYKTYKYAPPMCDFVDEENYLVFSAEDIIGGQNVFLRYGLMDYGSFLGDGGMRGPDFTGEALNLTAQWMNEFHDKKWKERVPDYEMRKTVVQALVQKELKNNRYDPDYYMRRGDTKESKYSAGVVTLTDAQVHAFHLFNEYNSQKFKEGGELVGVEQFKPANYITDNEKIRQLTAFFFWGGWICGAQRPGYQYSYTHNWPYDPLAGNLPHGGLVLWSVIGVLAVVLSVGIMFYFYGKDDQNAELKKQRGKQPPLATTAIVNKYRPTRTQLATYKFFAVAAILFMIQVLAGLLTIIDFMGIFANMGIEINHLLPVTITRAWHSQMSVLWIAVCWFAATIWVLPSISRPEPPGQLTSVNTFFWMLIFVAAGGILGIPLGIKGILGEGAGWRWFGLQGWEYLTIGRLYHIILFVSFVVWLIIIMRGLWPVLRLKQTWSLPNWLVYSIAGIIFMFTASFVARPDTNFVIADFWRWCTIHMWVEAFFEVLTTIIIAYFMYLMGFVTHRMAAKTVYLAAILFLGSGLIGIAHNFYWNAKSIETIALGGVLSSLQVAPLILLTVSAWRFRNIPESTFHQLQELEGPQATFGLSTPFLFLIGVNFWNFFGAGVFGLAINLPIVNYYQHGTYLTVNHAHAALFGVYGNLAIAAMLFCGRWNIGPDRWNTKLLHTSFWSMNVGLLLMVVMDLFPVGVHQLVVAMTHGYAYARSQAFLETSTFQMFTWLRGLGVLVFVVGGVFPLVWFMVSRWINLRLAETKEEQLVTQGSVLTMLEG; from the coding sequence ATGCTTGCGTCCCTGTTGGTCCTGACGCTGAACCTGGTAAACAGAAAACTAAGGAGGATTAAGATAATTATGAGTGTATCGAGATTGATCGATCAACGGAAACAGTGGTGGAAGATCTTTGTAATCATCTCCGCCATCAGTGTAAGCATAGTGGGATACATTGGATACAAGACCTACAAATACGCACCGCCGATGTGTGATTTTGTCGATGAGGAAAACTATCTTGTTTTCTCGGCAGAAGATATAATCGGAGGTCAGAATGTTTTTTTGCGTTACGGACTGATGGATTACGGCAGTTTCTTGGGTGATGGAGGTATGCGAGGTCCCGATTTCACGGGTGAGGCTCTTAACCTGACCGCACAGTGGATGAATGAATTTCATGATAAGAAATGGAAGGAGAGAGTCCCCGATTATGAAATGAGAAAAACCGTCGTACAGGCACTTGTCCAGAAAGAGCTCAAAAATAACCGATACGATCCAGACTATTACATGAGGAGAGGTGATACAAAAGAGAGTAAATACAGCGCCGGAGTTGTCACACTTACGGACGCACAAGTGCATGCCTTTCATCTATTCAACGAATATAACAGCCAGAAGTTTAAAGAGGGAGGAGAATTAGTCGGAGTTGAACAGTTCAAGCCGGCAAATTACATTACCGACAACGAAAAGATTCGGCAGCTGACCGCATTTTTCTTCTGGGGTGGTTGGATTTGTGGTGCGCAGAGACCCGGTTACCAATACAGTTATACTCACAACTGGCCATACGACCCTCTGGCGGGCAACTTACCACACGGCGGATTGGTGCTCTGGAGCGTTATAGGTGTCCTGGCTGTAGTGCTTTCAGTTGGAATCATGTTTTACTTTTACGGCAAGGATGACCAGAATGCTGAGTTAAAAAAGCAAAGGGGAAAACAACCGCCACTTGCAACAACTGCCATAGTCAATAAGTACCGACCAACCCGAACACAGCTTGCAACATACAAGTTTTTTGCCGTAGCTGCCATCCTGTTCATGATACAGGTACTTGCAGGCCTGTTAACTATCATTGATTTTATGGGCATCTTTGCCAATATGGGAATCGAGATTAACCATCTGCTGCCGGTAACGATAACACGGGCCTGGCATTCACAGATGTCTGTCCTCTGGATTGCCGTCTGTTGGTTTGCGGCAACAATCTGGGTATTACCATCGATCAGTCGACCCGAACCGCCGGGACAACTGACCTCTGTAAACACGTTTTTCTGGATGCTGATTTTTGTGGCGGCAGGGGGAATACTGGGAATCCCGCTGGGAATCAAGGGAATACTCGGCGAGGGTGCAGGATGGCGATGGTTCGGTCTGCAAGGTTGGGAATACCTTACCATCGGCAGACTCTATCACATCATCCTTTTCGTCTCGTTTGTCGTGTGGCTGATTATCATCATGCGTGGTCTTTGGCCTGTCTTACGGCTAAAGCAGACGTGGTCTCTCCCGAACTGGTTAGTCTATTCCATCGCGGGCATCATCTTTATGTTTACGGCATCGTTCGTAGCACGTCCGGATACGAACTTTGTTATCGCTGACTTTTGGAGATGGTGTACAATTCACATGTGGGTTGAAGCGTTTTTCGAAGTTCTCACCACGATTATCATTGCCTACTTCATGTATCTTATGGGATTTGTTACACACCGGATGGCAGCAAAAACGGTCTACCTGGCAGCCATCCTCTTTTTGGGTTCAGGTTTGATCGGTATCGCCCACAATTTTTACTGGAACGCCAAATCGATCGAGACAATTGCCCTGGGAGGCGTACTTTCGAGCCTTCAGGTTGCACCGCTCATCCTATTGACGGTTTCCGCCTGGCGTTTCCGAAATATACCTGAAAGTACCTTTCACCAGTTACAGGAACTTGAGGGTCCCCAGGCAACGTTTGGTCTTTCAACCCCCTTTCTGTTTCTGATCGGGGTCAACTTCTGGAATTTCTTTGGTGCGGGCGTCTTTGGGTTGGCAATTAACCTGCCAATCGTGAACTACTACCAACATGGAACGTACCTAACCGTGAATCACGCACACGCTGCGCTGTTCGGTGTGTACGGGAACTTGGCAATTGCTGCCATGCTGTTCTGCGGTCGCTGGAATATCGGGCCAGATCGATGGAATACGAAGCTCCTTCACACTTCATTCTGGTCGATGAACGTGGGTCTTTTGCTCATGGTTGTCATGGATCTGTTTCCCGTTGGAGTCCATCAATTGGTGGTGGCCATGACCCATGGATATGCTTATGCCCGTTCACAGGCCTTTCTTGAGACCTCAACGTTTCAAATGTTTACCTGGTTACGGGGTCTCGGGGTATTGGTCTTTGTTGTCGGCGGAGTTTTCCCCCTTGTCTGGTTTATGGTAAGCCGCTGGATCAACCTCAGACTTGCAGAGACCAAAGAAGAGCAGCTAGTCACACAAGGATCTGTACTTACAATGTTGGAGGGTTGA